One region of Salinirubrum litoreum genomic DNA includes:
- a CDS encoding type IV pilin N-terminal domain-containing protein — protein sequence MQRKPNETMKLTSALKDFVSGEDRAVSPVIGVILMVAITVILAAVIGTFVLGLGDSLQNTTPTASVNFADSSDTYDASDSDAIVISHNSGDDLPYADTQIVLRDAVDNEQLAEFDQGWSEGELTANLNANDWTSSQNAFTTGDSITINDNDGTGGNVDLTGDVTVQVIHKPTGNTVSSGTVTVS from the coding sequence GTGCAAAGGAAACCAAACGAAACCATGAAACTTACAAGCGCACTCAAGGACTTCGTTTCAGGCGAAGATCGAGCTGTATCACCTGTAATTGGCGTGATCTTAATGGTGGCGATCACGGTAATTCTTGCCGCTGTGATAGGGACGTTCGTGCTGGGTCTCGGGGACAGCCTGCAAAATACGACACCGACCGCTAGTGTAAATTTCGCTGATTCGTCAGATACGTACGATGCCTCCGATAGTGACGCGATAGTCATCTCTCACAACTCTGGCGACGACTTGCCTTACGCTGACACCCAGATCGTCCTTCGAGACGCAGTTGACAACGAACAGTTGGCCGAGTTCGATCAAGGCTGGAGCGAAGGTGAACTGACTGCGAATCTCAATGCTAACGACTGGACCTCCAGTCAGAACGCATTCACCACTGGCGACTCAATCACGATCAATGACAACGACGGAACGGGCGGGAACGTTGATCTGACCGGTGACGTAACAGTTCAGGTCATTCACAAGCCCACCGGTAACACCGTATCGTCTGGTACGGTGACGGTCAGCTAA
- a CDS encoding ABC transporter substrate-binding protein codes for MPSGNKPTDEEPTKLLFPKRRSFLKTLGVGGAAAGLAGCSGTQNPGEETTTGGETETDSGMTETDTGGELPSGYVAGAGTDAQSLNFLSIADVPSADRVGLTLDSAYAITTDNEVFPLWADISSDDGRVYTVELRDNLQWGADYGQMTSEDWVYMIKEVFQADDNWAGFPNQSDWQRGGEAIPVEKTGTTSFEIQLPEVDPAFPLKPIMWGAFCMPKGIIEKYRPDGDQEGLAQDEEVQTLAYSGNLGPYNFETWDRESAFVATRNEDYYMREASDVPDAWTEAPYFDSYTYQVIPEESTRLSALQTGEIDASGIPETKVSQFEGLDNVDVKVIPQAFMSSLIYNQRANGNFYEALRLKGVRQALAHAVNKQAIADNILRGYATVAHTFQPQFSDWYVDDQVTEYGVGDTYDPETARNMLENNLDSTPYSYDGDTIVDGDGDPVTLELVFAQGTETTQTTAEFIAQEYGNIGLDVEVTGVQFNTLLNKYVSNSYQGSGEPEFNAGPYNGGNRDNSVSPESWDLMTGIIFNTYPRTPSSTRDFTIKQGGINYYGYYPETDFNALFDEATTTVDEDARREVYSDIFGALSEEQPFNFLNMGVDIIGYDSRVEGPVEEFGNGWDSQIWQFAQQ; via the coding sequence ATGCCATCTGGCAACAAGCCAACTGACGAGGAGCCGACGAAGCTCCTCTTTCCGAAGCGACGCAGTTTCTTGAAGACGCTCGGCGTCGGCGGGGCCGCGGCCGGACTCGCCGGCTGTTCCGGGACGCAGAACCCCGGCGAGGAGACGACGACCGGCGGCGAGACGGAGACGGACAGCGGCATGACCGAGACCGACACCGGCGGAGAGCTCCCTTCGGGCTACGTGGCCGGTGCCGGCACCGACGCTCAGTCGCTGAACTTCCTGTCCATCGCCGACGTGCCGTCTGCGGACCGGGTCGGGTTGACACTCGACAGCGCCTACGCGATCACGACCGACAACGAGGTCTTCCCGCTGTGGGCGGACATCTCCTCGGACGACGGCCGCGTCTACACGGTCGAACTCCGCGACAACCTCCAGTGGGGCGCGGACTACGGCCAGATGACGAGCGAGGACTGGGTCTACATGATCAAGGAGGTCTTCCAGGCCGACGACAACTGGGCCGGCTTCCCGAACCAGAGCGACTGGCAGCGCGGCGGCGAGGCCATCCCGGTCGAGAAGACGGGCACCACCTCCTTCGAGATCCAACTCCCGGAGGTCGACCCGGCGTTCCCGCTCAAGCCGATCATGTGGGGTGCGTTCTGTATGCCGAAGGGCATCATCGAGAAGTACCGCCCGGACGGCGACCAGGAGGGCCTCGCACAGGACGAGGAGGTCCAGACGCTGGCGTACTCCGGCAACCTCGGGCCGTACAACTTCGAGACGTGGGACCGCGAGTCGGCGTTCGTCGCCACGCGCAACGAGGACTACTACATGCGCGAGGCCTCGGACGTGCCGGACGCCTGGACCGAGGCACCGTACTTCGACTCCTACACGTATCAGGTCATCCCGGAGGAGTCCACGCGACTGTCGGCGCTCCAGACCGGCGAGATCGACGCCTCCGGCATTCCGGAGACGAAGGTCAGCCAGTTCGAGGGGCTCGACAACGTCGACGTGAAGGTGATCCCGCAGGCGTTCATGAGTTCGCTCATCTACAACCAGCGGGCGAACGGCAACTTCTACGAGGCGCTCCGGCTGAAGGGCGTCCGGCAGGCACTCGCACACGCCGTCAACAAGCAGGCCATCGCGGACAACATCCTGCGTGGGTACGCGACGGTCGCACACACCTTCCAGCCGCAGTTCTCCGACTGGTACGTCGACGACCAGGTGACCGAGTACGGCGTCGGGGACACCTACGACCCCGAGACCGCCCGGAACATGCTGGAGAACAACCTCGACAGCACGCCGTACAGCTACGACGGCGACACCATCGTCGACGGCGACGGCGACCCGGTCACGCTGGAACTCGTCTTCGCACAGGGGACCGAGACGACCCAGACGACCGCCGAGTTCATCGCCCAGGAGTACGGCAACATCGGACTCGACGTGGAAGTGACGGGCGTCCAGTTCAACACGCTCCTGAACAAGTACGTCTCCAACAGCTACCAGGGAAGCGGCGAACCCGAGTTCAACGCCGGCCCGTACAACGGTGGCAACCGGGACAACTCCGTCAGCCCGGAGTCGTGGGACCTGATGACCGGCATCATCTTCAACACGTACCCACGGACGCCCTCGTCGACGCGTGACTTCACGATCAAGCAGGGCGGGATCAACTACTACGGCTACTACCCGGAGACGGACTTCAACGCGCTGTTCGACGAGGCGACGACGACCGTCGACGAGGACGCCCGCAGAGAGGTGTACTCCGACATCTTCGGTGCGCTCTCGGAGGAACAGCCGTTCAACTTCCTCAACATGGGCGTCGACATCATCGGCTACGACTCCCGCGTCGAGGGGCCGGTCGAGGAGTTCGGCAACGGGTGGGACAGCCAGATCTGGCAGTTCGCCCAGCAGTAA
- a CDS encoding homing endonuclease associated repeat-containing protein, with protein sequence MTDELDAETLLDALIELAEELGETPTRTQMNEFGRYSHAPYYRVFGSWNDALRAAGLTTNHENDVAREALVAELRRLDDELDRLPRFDDMEEYGEYSGYTYLRRFGSWSEAKEAAGLAGERRTSRRITESELVDALLELAEVLGRAPTQVEMNELGEFSQRPYYRVWGSWADALEAAGLDANHRNDISNAKLIAELRRLDDELGHAPREEDMREDGVFSVQPYITAFGSWTAAWDAAGLEYRTRYPASVSREALIDAIHSLADELGYVPSREDMIRDGAYSRTPFEYVFGSWSAALEAAGFRPYRITDTDSEYVYYGSDWPAQRERALDRDEWQCQRCGMTNAEHLTEYGSSLHVHHIRKLVTFEDSEEANRLENLQTVCRDCHAKVERRSHE encoded by the coding sequence GTTCGGGCGGTACTCACACGCGCCGTATTATCGTGTGTTCGGGAGCTGGAACGACGCCCTGCGGGCGGCGGGGTTGACGACGAACCACGAGAACGACGTGGCTCGGGAGGCGCTGGTTGCAGAGTTGCGGCGGCTGGACGACGAACTGGATCGACTTCCTCGGTTCGACGACATGGAGGAGTACGGCGAGTACTCGGGGTACACCTATCTTCGCCGGTTCGGGTCGTGGTCCGAGGCGAAGGAGGCCGCAGGGTTGGCTGGCGAGCGGCGGACCTCGCGGCGGATTACGGAGTCGGAACTGGTGGACGCACTTCTCGAACTGGCAGAGGTGCTGGGTCGTGCCCCGACGCAGGTCGAGATGAACGAACTGGGTGAGTTCTCCCAGCGGCCGTACTACCGGGTGTGGGGGTCGTGGGCAGATGCACTGGAAGCTGCCGGACTCGATGCGAACCACCGAAACGATATCTCGAACGCGAAACTTATCGCAGAGCTACGACGCCTCGACGACGAACTCGGCCACGCCCCTCGTGAAGAAGACATGCGTGAAGACGGTGTTTTCTCGGTTCAGCCGTACATCACAGCGTTCGGGTCGTGGACAGCAGCGTGGGATGCGGCAGGTCTCGAATATCGAACGCGCTATCCGGCCAGTGTGTCCCGCGAAGCACTGATAGACGCGATCCACTCACTCGCCGACGAACTGGGGTACGTTCCATCGCGTGAAGACATGATCAGAGATGGTGCGTATTCGCGGACGCCGTTCGAGTACGTATTTGGGTCGTGGAGTGCCGCGCTGGAAGCGGCCGGATTCCGACCGTACCGGATCACAGACACCGATTCGGAGTACGTCTACTACGGATCGGACTGGCCCGCACAGCGCGAGCGGGCACTCGACCGAGACGAGTGGCAGTGCCAGCGATGCGGGATGACGAACGCTGAACACCTGACCGAGTACGGATCGAGTCTTCACGTCCACCACATCCGCAAGTTAGTCACGTTCGAGGACAGCGAAGAGGCGAACCGGCTAGAGAACCTACAGACGGTCTGTCGGGACTGCCACGCGAAAGTCGAGCGACGCTCACACGAGTAA
- the hpt gene encoding hypoxanthine/guanine phosphoribosyltransferase, which yields MDQLRQSLLDAPIIEKGDYEYFVHPISDGVPMLEPGLLREIVIRIIRKANIEDVDKIVTPAAMGIHISTAVSLMTDIPLVVIRKREYGLDGEVALSQQTGYSDNEMYINDVTEGDRVLVLDDVLSTGGTMKAVLGALDGIGADVADVVAVIKKAGPNKLDDSPYEVKTLINVTVEDGEVVIVDEHGDG from the coding sequence ATGGACCAGTTGCGGCAGTCCCTGTTAGACGCGCCGATCATCGAGAAGGGAGACTACGAGTACTTCGTCCACCCGATCAGCGACGGGGTGCCGATGCTGGAACCGGGCCTCCTGCGTGAGATCGTCATCCGGATCATCCGGAAGGCGAACATCGAGGACGTCGACAAGATCGTCACGCCGGCCGCGATGGGCATCCACATCTCCACGGCCGTCTCGCTGATGACCGACATCCCCCTCGTGGTCATCCGGAAGCGGGAGTACGGACTCGACGGCGAGGTGGCGCTGTCCCAGCAGACGGGCTATTCGGACAACGAGATGTACATCAACGACGTGACCGAGGGCGACCGCGTGCTGGTGCTGGACGACGTGCTCTCGACGGGTGGGACGATGAAGGCCGTCCTCGGTGCCCTAGACGGCATCGGCGCGGACGTGGCCGACGTGGTCGCGGTGATCAAGAAGGCCGGCCCGAACAAACTCGACGACAGCCCCTACGAGGTGAAGACGCTGATCAACGTCACCGTCGAGGACGGCGAAGTCGTCATCGTCGACGAACACGGCGACGGCTGA